Sequence from the Candidatus Krumholzibacteriia bacterium genome:
ACCTCGTGGCCAACGCGCTCAAGTTCACCCGCCACCAGGCGGATCCCCGGGTGACCATCGGCGGTTTCGCGACCGCGAGCGAGACGGTCTACTTCGTGCGTGACAACGGCGTCGGGTTCGACATGCGCTACGCCGACAAGTTGTTCAACGTCTTCCAGCGCTTGCACAGTACCGAGGAGTTCGAAGGCACCGGCGTGGGGTTGGCGATCGTGCAGCGGATCGTGCATCGCCACGGCGGCCGCGTCTGGGCCGAGGGCGAGGTGGGCCACGGTGCGACCTTCTACTTCGCCCTCCCGGGTCAGGTTCTTGAAGCGTCACCGGGCGCGGGCTATTCTTGAACCAGTCGCCCAGGGCTCTCCCCGGTCCGGACCTGCAACGGCCGGCCGCGCCCCGAAAAGGAGTCCCGACATGTCCGGTGGTAAGACGACGGCTCCAGGGGACGTGGACATTCTGCTCGTCGAGGACAACGCCAACGACATGGAGCTCACCCTGCGGGTGCTGCGGAAGATCGCCACCGCCAGCAGGATCCGCGTCGTCCGCGACGGAGCCGAGGCGCTCGAGTTCCTCTTCCCGCCCGGGGCGACGGCTGAGGCGGCGCCGGAGCCGAAGATGATCCTCCTGGATTTGAAGCTCCCCAAAGTGGACGGCCTGGAAGTGCTGCATCGGATCAAGATGGACGAGCGCACGCGGTGCATTCCGACGGTGGTACTCACCTCCTCGCGGGAGGAGCGCGACCTCCTGCGCAGCTATCGCCTCGGAGCGAACAGCTACGTGGTCAAGCCCGTGCGGTTCGACGAGTTCGAAGAAGCTGTGTCGGAGCTCGGTCTCTACTGGTTGCAGCGGAACGCCCTGCCGACTTGATCACTGGCACTCCCGCGGCCAGCCGCGGAGCGAGTTGCTGGCCGCGGAGTCTCCGGCCGGAAGGACGCAGCGATGCTCGATCGACGGGCCCATGATCGAGTGCCCGGGGCCGCTCCGGCAGCGCCCACCGCAGCGGGTGCAGAACTCCGGCTGCTGCTGCTGGAAGATGCCGCCACCGACGCCGAGCTGGTGCAGGCGGAGCTCCGCCGCGCTGGGCTGCGCTTCACCTGGCGGCGGGTCGAAGACCGCCGCAGCTTCCTGCAGGAGCTCGACGATTTCCTCCCCGACGCGATCTTGGCGGACTATCTCCTGCCACAGTTCTCCGCCCTCGAAGCCCTGGAGCTGCTTCGCGGGCGAGGTGCCCAGGTCCCCTTCATCCTGGTGACGGGAACGCAGACCGAGGAGATCGCGGTGGAGTGCATGCGCGCCGGCGCAGACGATTACATCTTGAAGGGCAGCCTCACTCGTTTGCCCGCGGCGCTGCTTCAGGCCCTGCGCAAGGGGGAAATGGAGCGCGAGAAGACGCGCGCCGAAGACGAGCTGCAGCAGGCGCAGCTGCAGCTGCTGCAGGCGGCGAAGTTGGAGTCTGTGGGGCGCCTCGCTGCAGGGGTCGCTCACGAGGTCAAGAACCCGCTCACGACCTTGCTCATGGGCGTCGAATACCTCCAAAGGCACCTGGTCGATGCAGGCCCGGAGATGGTCGACGTCCTGCGCGACATGGAGGAAGCGGTCAAGCGCGGGAACCAGGTCATCCTCGGTCTCCTGGACTTCTCGGCGCCGCGGGCCTTGGAGTTGCAACAGGAGAAACTCGAGGAGCTCATCGAGGAGTCCCTGGCGCTCGTGAAGCACGAATGTGTGAAGACTCGGACGACCATCGTGCGGCTGCTGGCGCCGGACTTGCCGCTTCTGAAGCTCGACCGCAACAAGATCGAGCAGGTGTTCGTCAACCTGTTCTTGAATGCCATGCAGGCGATGCCGGAGGGCGGCACGCTCACCGTGCGCGCCCATGCCACCGGTCGGGCCGAACCCCCGGCCCGTTGCCAAGTCATGGTGCAGGTGGAGGACACGGGCGTCGGCATCCCGGCGGAGAATCTGCCACGGATCTTCGAACCTTTCTTCACCACCAAGCGCGCGCGCCGCGCCGCCGGCCTCGGGCTGGCCGTGGTGCGGAGGATCGTGGACATGCACAGGGGCACGATTCAGGTAGGCAACCGCACGGAAGGGGGCGTCCGCGTGACCCTGGGATTTGGCTGCGACGACAACGATCGCCCTACGGGCGCCGGCGAAGGGAGCTGATGACGACGAAGCGGATCCTGGTGCTGGACGACGAGGTGAGCATGACGAGGCTGTTGAAGCTCCACCTCGAGGACACGGGCCGTTACGAGGTCCGGGTGGAGAACCACGCACACCGGGCGCTGCCTGCGGCGCTGGAGTTTCGCCCCGATCTCATCCTCCTGGATCTCGTCATGCCGGAGATGGGAGGCGAGGAGATCTTCAAGGCTCTCCGCGCCCGCGACGAACTGCGTCGCGTTCCGGTGTTGCTGCTCACCGCCAGCGGGCAGGACCAGCAAAGAACCCACGGCGTCGCGGGGCTGCCTTGGATCTCGAAGCCGGTGCGAGCCGGGGAGCTGATCGAGCACATCGATCGTCAACTGGCCTGAAGGAGACCGCCGCCGGCGGACAGAGGTACGATGAGGATCTTGGTCGCCGAGGACGACACCGGGGTGGCCGGTTTCATCCGGCGCGGACTGAAGGAGCAGCAGTTTGCCGTGGACGTGGTGGCCGACGGCGAAGATGCCCTGCACCTGGCAAAGACACAGTCCTACGACGCCATCGTCCTCGACCTGCTGCTCCCCGGTCGGAACGGCCTGGAGGTTTTGCGTGAGCTGCGGCAGGCGGGGAACTCTGCGCCGGTCCTGATCCTCACTGCCAAGGGCAACGTGGAGAGCAAAGTGGCTGGCTTGAACGCCGGGGCCGACGATTACTTGACCAAACCTTTCCACTTCGAGGAGCTGCTGGCACGCCTGCGAGCCCTGCTTCGCCGTCAGGGTCCGGCGACGCCTACGGTGCTGCGCTTGGCGGACCTCGAAGTCGATCAGCTGCGTCACGCAGTCGGCCGGGGTGGGAAGAAGCTGGACCTGACCCACCGGGAATACGAGGTCCTGGAATTCCTCATGCGGCACGCCGGAAACATCGTGACCCGGACGATGCTCATGGAGCACGTGTGGGAATACAACTTCGACCCCATGTCCAACGTCGTCGACGTCCACATTTCGCGTCTGCGCAGCAAGGTCGATGGCGGCTTCTCCCTCAAGCTGCTACACACGATTCGTGGCACCGGTTACAGCCTGCGTCTGCCCGATGACAACGAGGACGGCTAGAGGCGCGACCCGATGCCCGCCGCTCCTCTGGCACCGCGCTTCATGAAGAAGCCTTAATGCCTGCCCGAGCGGCCCCCTGGTACTATCTCCGCGGAGGTCGATCCATATGCCAGCCTTGGCAGCGCTCGCCGCGTGCCGCCGTTCCGTCACCGGCGCCGCGCTCATCGCCTCTGTCACGCTCTCTCCGGGCGGGCTTCTCGCCGCGGTGATCCAGGTTCCTGGCCAGCACACCACCATCCAATCCGGGATCGCTGCTGCCGCCCCCGGCGACACGGTTCTGGTCGCGAACGGGACCTACACCGGCGCCGGTAACCGCGACCTCTCGTTCGGCGGCAAGAACATCGTCGTGCGCTCCGCCGGCGGCCCCGCGTCGTGCTTTATCGACGCCGGCAACGCCGGCCGCGGTTTCGTCTTCACGGGCGCCGAGCCACCCAGCGCCCGCCTCGAGGGTTTCACCATCACGCGCGGTTTCCACGCGAGCGCCGGTGGCGGCATCTATGTCTCCGGCAGCAACGTGACCATCGCCGACTGCATCGTGGTGAACAACGGCACGGGCCAGGGTGCCGCCGGTACCTCCGGTGTGCCAGGGGGCGACGGCGGCGACGGCGGCGGCGCTTACGTCACCAGCGGGGCGCCGACTTTCCTGCGCTGTACCATCGATGCCAACCACACCGGCGCCGGCGGCGCCGGCTACGTCAGCGCTTCCGGCCCCGGCGGGAGCTCCGGAGGTCACGGGGGTTCCGGCGGCGGCATCCACGTCGGCCTGGGCTGTGCGGTCAAGCTCACGAACTGCATCGTCACCGGGAACACGAGCGGCGCCGGCGGCCAAGGTGGAAGCTCGGTCGTGTGTGTGCCGCCTCTTGGCTGCCAGACGTTCGGGGAGAACGGCGGCAGGGGCGGCGACGGCGCCGGTCTCTACAACGAATCGATGGTGGAAGCGGTGAACTGCTTGTTCGCAGGCAACCAGACCGGACAAGGCGGCGCCGCAGGTTTCGGCTCCGGCCTGCCGTTGCCGAGCCCGGGGCGCGGCGGCGACGGCGCCGCCTGGCATGGTGGGTTGGTCGACAGCAAGGTCG
This genomic interval carries:
- a CDS encoding response regulator — protein: MSGGKTTAPGDVDILLVEDNANDMELTLRVLRKIATASRIRVVRDGAEALEFLFPPGATAEAAPEPKMILLDLKLPKVDGLEVLHRIKMDERTRCIPTVVLTSSREERDLLRSYRLGANSYVVKPVRFDEFEEAVSELGLYWLQRNALPT
- a CDS encoding ATP-binding protein, producing the protein MLDRRAHDRVPGAAPAAPTAAGAELRLLLLEDAATDAELVQAELRRAGLRFTWRRVEDRRSFLQELDDFLPDAILADYLLPQFSALEALELLRGRGAQVPFILVTGTQTEEIAVECMRAGADDYILKGSLTRLPAALLQALRKGEMEREKTRAEDELQQAQLQLLQAAKLESVGRLAAGVAHEVKNPLTTLLMGVEYLQRHLVDAGPEMVDVLRDMEEAVKRGNQVILGLLDFSAPRALELQQEKLEELIEESLALVKHECVKTRTTIVRLLAPDLPLLKLDRNKIEQVFVNLFLNAMQAMPEGGTLTVRAHATGRAEPPARCQVMVQVEDTGVGIPAENLPRIFEPFFTTKRARRAAGLGLAVVRRIVDMHRGTIQVGNRTEGGVRVTLGFGCDDNDRPTGAGEGS
- a CDS encoding response regulator translates to MTTKRILVLDDEVSMTRLLKLHLEDTGRYEVRVENHAHRALPAALEFRPDLILLDLVMPEMGGEEIFKALRARDELRRVPVLLLTASGQDQQRTHGVAGLPWISKPVRAGELIEHIDRQLA
- a CDS encoding response regulator transcription factor, which codes for MRILVAEDDTGVAGFIRRGLKEQQFAVDVVADGEDALHLAKTQSYDAIVLDLLLPGRNGLEVLRELRQAGNSAPVLILTAKGNVESKVAGLNAGADDYLTKPFHFEELLARLRALLRRQGPATPTVLRLADLEVDQLRHAVGRGGKKLDLTHREYEVLEFLMRHAGNIVTRTMLMEHVWEYNFDPMSNVVDVHISRLRSKVDGGFSLKLLHTIRGTGYSLRLPDDNEDG
- a CDS encoding choice-of-anchor Q domain-containing protein, producing MPALAALAACRRSVTGAALIASVTLSPGGLLAAVIQVPGQHTTIQSGIAAAAPGDTVLVANGTYTGAGNRDLSFGGKNIVVRSAGGPASCFIDAGNAGRGFVFTGAEPPSARLEGFTITRGFHASAGGGIYVSGSNVTIADCIVVNNGTGQGAAGTSGVPGGDGGDGGGAYVTSGAPTFLRCTIDANHTGAGGAGYVSASGPGGSSGGHGGSGGGIHVGLGCAVKLTNCIVTGNTSGAGGQGGSSVVCVPPLGCQTFGENGGRGGDGAGLYNESMVEAVNCLFAGNQTGQGGAAGFGSGLPLPSPGRGGDGAAWHGGLVDSKVVNCTVAANLAAPAGPAGQPAGTGGGILGSPTVVNSILWGNNSTAVGPLAQVTYSDIEGGFAGTGNLAVDPLFVAPLGGNFRLQTFSPCVDAGNNAAVPVGSTTDLDGHPRIVDGNLNGTAEVDMGAYDMDPKTSGTGAEWMVPTAIVAAFEPANGGPVRVHYRIGPLGATARLDVYDVTGRHVAVLAQEWHAAGEYTRRWERRTAAGTPAARGIYFVHLSAAGVQDTKKLLLLRR